One genomic region from Drosophila subpulchrella strain 33 F10 #4 breed RU33 chromosome 2R, RU_Dsub_v1.1 Primary Assembly, whole genome shotgun sequence encodes:
- the LOC119551054 gene encoding putative pre-mRNA-splicing factor ATP-dependent RNA helicase PRP1 isoform X2: MSKRRIEVGETYGSKPKKESEASSSTSAAGTVAQILGGFVPNKQPPTMNPLTNKPYSQRYQNLYKKRIALPVFEYQADFMRLLSQHQCIVLVGETGSGKTTQIPQWCVDFAVSKGRKGVSCTQPRRVAAMSVAQRVSEEMDVNLGEEVGYSIRFEDCSSAKTLLKYMTDGMLLREAMSDPMLEQYQVILLDEAHERTLATDILMGVLKEVIRQRNDLKLVVMSATLDAGKFQQYFDNAPLMNVPGRTHPVEIFYTPEPERDYLEAAIRTVIQIHMCEEIEGDILMFLTGQEEIEEACKRIKREIDNLGSEIGELKCIPLYSTLPPNLQQRIFEAAPPPNANGAIGRKVVVSTNIAETSLTIDGVVFVIDPGFAKQKVYNPRIRVESLLVSPISKASAQQRAGRAGRTRPGKCFRLYTEKAFKNEMQDNTYPEILRSNLGTVVLQLKKLGIDDLVHFDFMDPPAPETLMRALELLNYLAALDDDGNLTDLGAVMSEFPLDPQLAKMLIASCQHNCSNEILSITAMLSVPQCFVRPNEAKKAADEAKMRFAHIDGDHLTLLNVYHAFKQSSEDPNWCYENFINFRSLKSADNVRQQLARIMDRFNLRRTSTEFTSKDYYVNIRKALVQGFFMQVAHLERTGHYLTIKDNQNVQLHPSTCLDHKPDWVIYNEFVLTTKNYIRTVTDVKPEWLFTLAPQYYDLNNFPQCEAKRQLELLQQRMETKQYQKGF, from the exons ATGTCCAAGCGTCGAATCGAAGTGGGCGAGACCTATGGCAGCAAGCCGAAGAA GGAGTCAGAGGCGTCCTCTTCGACGTCGGCGGCCGGCACTGTGGCGCAGATCCTTGGCGGTTTTGTGCCCAACAAGCAGCCGCCCACGATGAACCCGCTGACCAACAAACCGTACTCGCAGCGCTACCAGAACCTCTACAAGAAGCGCATCGCCCTGCCCGTGTTCGAGTACCAGGCGGACTTCATGCGGCTGCTCAGCCAGCACCAGTGCATCGTGCTGGTGGGCGAGACGGGCTCGGGCAAGACCACGCAGATTCCGCAGTGGTGCGTGGACTTCGCGGTGTCCAAGGGACGCAAGGGCGTCTCCTGCACCCAGCCACGTCGAGTGGCCGCCATGTCCGTGGCTCAGCGCGTCTCCGAGGAGATGGACGTGAACCTGGGCGAGGAGGTCGGCTACTCCATCCGTTTCGAGGATTGCTCGTCGGCCAAGACCCTGCTGAAGTACATGACAGACGGTATGTTGCTGCGTGAGGCCATGTCTGATCCCATGCTGGAGCAGTACCAGGTAATCCTGCTCGACGAGGCTCACGAGCGCACCCTGGCCACCGACATCCTGATGGGTGTGCTCAAGGAGGTCATCCGACAGCGCAACGACCTCAAGCTGGTGGTCATGTCCGCCACACTGGACGCCGGCAAGTTCCAGCAGTATTTCGACAACGCTCCACTCATGAACGTGCCCGGTCGCACGCATCCTGTGGAGATCTTCTACACGCCGGAGCCCGAAAGGGACTACCTGGAGGCAGCCATTCGCACGGTTATCCAGATACACATGTGCGAGGAAATTGAGG GTGACATTCTCATGTTCCTCACGGGCCAAGAAGAAATCGAAGAGGCCTGCAAACGTATAAAGCGCGAAATCGACAATCTCGGCTCGGAGATCGGCGAGCTGAAGTGCATTCCCCTATACTCAACGCTGCCCCCCAATTTGCAGCAGCGCATCTTCGAGGCGGCCCCTCCGCCAAATGCCAATGGCGCTATTGGACGCAAGGTTGTTGTATCCACCAACATCGCCGAGACCTCGCTGACCATTGACGGCGTGGTGTTCGTGATCGATCCAGGCTTCGCCAAGCAAAAGGTGTACAACCCTCGAATCCGAGTGGAGAGTCTGCTCGTCTCGCCCATCTCGAAGGCCTCGGCCCAGCAGCGAGCCGGTCGTGCCGGACGTACGCGCCCTGGAAAGTGTTTCCGCTTGTACACGGAAAAGGCCTTTAAGAACGAGATGCAAGACAACACCTATCCCGAGATCCTGCGCTCAAACTTGG GCACTGTGGTCCTGCAGCTTAAAAAGTTGGGCATCGACGACCTGGTACATTTCGACTTTATGGATCCCCCTGCTCCAGAGACCCTTATGCGTGCCCTGGAGCTGCTCAACTATCTGGCCGCCCTGGATGATGACGGCAATCTGACTGACCTGGGCGCAGTCATGTCCGAATTCCCCTTGGATCCGCAGCTGGCGAAGATGTTGATTGCCAGCTGCCAACACAACTGCTCCAACGAGATACTTTCCATAACGGCCATGTTGTCGG TGCCACAATGCTTCGTGCGTCCCAACGAGGCCAAGAAAGCAGCCGACGAGGCCAAGATGCGATTCGCCCACATTGACGGGGACCACCTGACCTTGCTGAACGTCTATCACGCCTTCAAACAGA GCAGTGAGGATCCCAACTGGTGTTACGAAAACTTCATCAACTTCCGCTCGCTAAAGAGTGCGGACAATGTGCGCCAGCAGCTTGCCAGAATCATGGACCGCTTCAACTTGCGGCGCACGAGCACCGAGTTCACCTCAAAGGACTACTACGTGAACATACGCAAGGCCCTCGTTCAGGGCTTCTTTATGCAGGTGGCCCATCTGGAGCGCACGGGACACTATCTAACCATCAAGGACAACCAGAATGTGCAGCTGCATCCATCGACATGTCTTGACCACAAGCCCGACTGGGTCATCTACAATGAGTTTGTGCTGACCACCAAGAACTACATCCGCACAGTGACGGATGTGAAGC CTGAATGGTTGTTCACCCTGGCGCCTCAATACTATGACCTGAACAACTTCCCACAGTGCGAGGCGAAACGACAGCTGGAGCTGCTGCAGCAGCGGATGGAGACCAAGCAGTACCAGAAGGGTTTCTAA
- the LOC119551054 gene encoding putative pre-mRNA-splicing factor ATP-dependent RNA helicase PRP1 isoform X1, which produces MSKRRIEVGETYGSKPKKFSPRESEASSSTSAAGTVAQILGGFVPNKQPPTMNPLTNKPYSQRYQNLYKKRIALPVFEYQADFMRLLSQHQCIVLVGETGSGKTTQIPQWCVDFAVSKGRKGVSCTQPRRVAAMSVAQRVSEEMDVNLGEEVGYSIRFEDCSSAKTLLKYMTDGMLLREAMSDPMLEQYQVILLDEAHERTLATDILMGVLKEVIRQRNDLKLVVMSATLDAGKFQQYFDNAPLMNVPGRTHPVEIFYTPEPERDYLEAAIRTVIQIHMCEEIEGDILMFLTGQEEIEEACKRIKREIDNLGSEIGELKCIPLYSTLPPNLQQRIFEAAPPPNANGAIGRKVVVSTNIAETSLTIDGVVFVIDPGFAKQKVYNPRIRVESLLVSPISKASAQQRAGRAGRTRPGKCFRLYTEKAFKNEMQDNTYPEILRSNLGTVVLQLKKLGIDDLVHFDFMDPPAPETLMRALELLNYLAALDDDGNLTDLGAVMSEFPLDPQLAKMLIASCQHNCSNEILSITAMLSVPQCFVRPNEAKKAADEAKMRFAHIDGDHLTLLNVYHAFKQSSEDPNWCYENFINFRSLKSADNVRQQLARIMDRFNLRRTSTEFTSKDYYVNIRKALVQGFFMQVAHLERTGHYLTIKDNQNVQLHPSTCLDHKPDWVIYNEFVLTTKNYIRTVTDVKPEWLFTLAPQYYDLNNFPQCEAKRQLELLQQRMETKQYQKGF; this is translated from the exons ATGTCCAAGCGTCGAATCGAAGTGGGCGAGACCTATGGCAGCAAGCCGAAGAA ATTTTCCCCCAGGGAGTCAGAGGCGTCCTCTTCGACGTCGGCGGCCGGCACTGTGGCGCAGATCCTTGGCGGTTTTGTGCCCAACAAGCAGCCGCCCACGATGAACCCGCTGACCAACAAACCGTACTCGCAGCGCTACCAGAACCTCTACAAGAAGCGCATCGCCCTGCCCGTGTTCGAGTACCAGGCGGACTTCATGCGGCTGCTCAGCCAGCACCAGTGCATCGTGCTGGTGGGCGAGACGGGCTCGGGCAAGACCACGCAGATTCCGCAGTGGTGCGTGGACTTCGCGGTGTCCAAGGGACGCAAGGGCGTCTCCTGCACCCAGCCACGTCGAGTGGCCGCCATGTCCGTGGCTCAGCGCGTCTCCGAGGAGATGGACGTGAACCTGGGCGAGGAGGTCGGCTACTCCATCCGTTTCGAGGATTGCTCGTCGGCCAAGACCCTGCTGAAGTACATGACAGACGGTATGTTGCTGCGTGAGGCCATGTCTGATCCCATGCTGGAGCAGTACCAGGTAATCCTGCTCGACGAGGCTCACGAGCGCACCCTGGCCACCGACATCCTGATGGGTGTGCTCAAGGAGGTCATCCGACAGCGCAACGACCTCAAGCTGGTGGTCATGTCCGCCACACTGGACGCCGGCAAGTTCCAGCAGTATTTCGACAACGCTCCACTCATGAACGTGCCCGGTCGCACGCATCCTGTGGAGATCTTCTACACGCCGGAGCCCGAAAGGGACTACCTGGAGGCAGCCATTCGCACGGTTATCCAGATACACATGTGCGAGGAAATTGAGG GTGACATTCTCATGTTCCTCACGGGCCAAGAAGAAATCGAAGAGGCCTGCAAACGTATAAAGCGCGAAATCGACAATCTCGGCTCGGAGATCGGCGAGCTGAAGTGCATTCCCCTATACTCAACGCTGCCCCCCAATTTGCAGCAGCGCATCTTCGAGGCGGCCCCTCCGCCAAATGCCAATGGCGCTATTGGACGCAAGGTTGTTGTATCCACCAACATCGCCGAGACCTCGCTGACCATTGACGGCGTGGTGTTCGTGATCGATCCAGGCTTCGCCAAGCAAAAGGTGTACAACCCTCGAATCCGAGTGGAGAGTCTGCTCGTCTCGCCCATCTCGAAGGCCTCGGCCCAGCAGCGAGCCGGTCGTGCCGGACGTACGCGCCCTGGAAAGTGTTTCCGCTTGTACACGGAAAAGGCCTTTAAGAACGAGATGCAAGACAACACCTATCCCGAGATCCTGCGCTCAAACTTGG GCACTGTGGTCCTGCAGCTTAAAAAGTTGGGCATCGACGACCTGGTACATTTCGACTTTATGGATCCCCCTGCTCCAGAGACCCTTATGCGTGCCCTGGAGCTGCTCAACTATCTGGCCGCCCTGGATGATGACGGCAATCTGACTGACCTGGGCGCAGTCATGTCCGAATTCCCCTTGGATCCGCAGCTGGCGAAGATGTTGATTGCCAGCTGCCAACACAACTGCTCCAACGAGATACTTTCCATAACGGCCATGTTGTCGG TGCCACAATGCTTCGTGCGTCCCAACGAGGCCAAGAAAGCAGCCGACGAGGCCAAGATGCGATTCGCCCACATTGACGGGGACCACCTGACCTTGCTGAACGTCTATCACGCCTTCAAACAGA GCAGTGAGGATCCCAACTGGTGTTACGAAAACTTCATCAACTTCCGCTCGCTAAAGAGTGCGGACAATGTGCGCCAGCAGCTTGCCAGAATCATGGACCGCTTCAACTTGCGGCGCACGAGCACCGAGTTCACCTCAAAGGACTACTACGTGAACATACGCAAGGCCCTCGTTCAGGGCTTCTTTATGCAGGTGGCCCATCTGGAGCGCACGGGACACTATCTAACCATCAAGGACAACCAGAATGTGCAGCTGCATCCATCGACATGTCTTGACCACAAGCCCGACTGGGTCATCTACAATGAGTTTGTGCTGACCACCAAGAACTACATCCGCACAGTGACGGATGTGAAGC CTGAATGGTTGTTCACCCTGGCGCCTCAATACTATGACCTGAACAACTTCCCACAGTGCGAGGCGAAACGACAGCTGGAGCTGCTGCAGCAGCGGATGGAGACCAAGCAGTACCAGAAGGGTTTCTAA
- the LOC119551054 gene encoding pre-mRNA-splicing factor ATP-dependent RNA helicase DHX15 isoform X3 codes for MSKRRIEVGETYGSKPKKFSPRESEASSSTSAAGTVAQILGGFVPNKQPPTMNPLTNKPYSQRYQNLYKKRIALPVFEYQADFMRLLSQHQCIVLVGETGSGKTTQIPQWCVDFAVSKGRKGVSCTQPRRVAAMSVAQRVSEEMDVNLGEEVGYSIRFEDCSSAKTLLKYMTDGMLLREAMSDPMLEQYQVILLDEAHERTLATDILMGVLKEVIRQRNDLKLVVMSATLDAGKFQQYFDNAPLMNVPGRTHPVEIFYTPEPERDYLEAAIRTVIQIHMCEEIEGDILMFLTGQEEIEEACKRIKREIDNLGSEIGELKCIPLYSTLPPNLQQRIFEAAPPPNANGAIGRKVVVSTNIAETSLTIDGVVFVIDPGFAKQKVYNPRIRVESLLVSPISKASAQQRAGRAGRTRPGKCFRLYTEKAFKNEMQDNTYPEILRSNLGTVVLQLKKLGIDDLVHFDFMDPPAPETLMRALELLNYLAALDDDGNLTDLGAVMSEFPLDPQLAKMLIASCQHNCSNEILSITAMLSASRLPS; via the exons ATGTCCAAGCGTCGAATCGAAGTGGGCGAGACCTATGGCAGCAAGCCGAAGAA ATTTTCCCCCAGGGAGTCAGAGGCGTCCTCTTCGACGTCGGCGGCCGGCACTGTGGCGCAGATCCTTGGCGGTTTTGTGCCCAACAAGCAGCCGCCCACGATGAACCCGCTGACCAACAAACCGTACTCGCAGCGCTACCAGAACCTCTACAAGAAGCGCATCGCCCTGCCCGTGTTCGAGTACCAGGCGGACTTCATGCGGCTGCTCAGCCAGCACCAGTGCATCGTGCTGGTGGGCGAGACGGGCTCGGGCAAGACCACGCAGATTCCGCAGTGGTGCGTGGACTTCGCGGTGTCCAAGGGACGCAAGGGCGTCTCCTGCACCCAGCCACGTCGAGTGGCCGCCATGTCCGTGGCTCAGCGCGTCTCCGAGGAGATGGACGTGAACCTGGGCGAGGAGGTCGGCTACTCCATCCGTTTCGAGGATTGCTCGTCGGCCAAGACCCTGCTGAAGTACATGACAGACGGTATGTTGCTGCGTGAGGCCATGTCTGATCCCATGCTGGAGCAGTACCAGGTAATCCTGCTCGACGAGGCTCACGAGCGCACCCTGGCCACCGACATCCTGATGGGTGTGCTCAAGGAGGTCATCCGACAGCGCAACGACCTCAAGCTGGTGGTCATGTCCGCCACACTGGACGCCGGCAAGTTCCAGCAGTATTTCGACAACGCTCCACTCATGAACGTGCCCGGTCGCACGCATCCTGTGGAGATCTTCTACACGCCGGAGCCCGAAAGGGACTACCTGGAGGCAGCCATTCGCACGGTTATCCAGATACACATGTGCGAGGAAATTGAGG GTGACATTCTCATGTTCCTCACGGGCCAAGAAGAAATCGAAGAGGCCTGCAAACGTATAAAGCGCGAAATCGACAATCTCGGCTCGGAGATCGGCGAGCTGAAGTGCATTCCCCTATACTCAACGCTGCCCCCCAATTTGCAGCAGCGCATCTTCGAGGCGGCCCCTCCGCCAAATGCCAATGGCGCTATTGGACGCAAGGTTGTTGTATCCACCAACATCGCCGAGACCTCGCTGACCATTGACGGCGTGGTGTTCGTGATCGATCCAGGCTTCGCCAAGCAAAAGGTGTACAACCCTCGAATCCGAGTGGAGAGTCTGCTCGTCTCGCCCATCTCGAAGGCCTCGGCCCAGCAGCGAGCCGGTCGTGCCGGACGTACGCGCCCTGGAAAGTGTTTCCGCTTGTACACGGAAAAGGCCTTTAAGAACGAGATGCAAGACAACACCTATCCCGAGATCCTGCGCTCAAACTTGG GCACTGTGGTCCTGCAGCTTAAAAAGTTGGGCATCGACGACCTGGTACATTTCGACTTTATGGATCCCCCTGCTCCAGAGACCCTTATGCGTGCCCTGGAGCTGCTCAACTATCTGGCCGCCCTGGATGATGACGGCAATCTGACTGACCTGGGCGCAGTCATGTCCGAATTCCCCTTGGATCCGCAGCTGGCGAAGATGTTGATTGCCAGCTGCCAACACAACTGCTCCAACGAGATACTTTCCATAACGGCCATGTTGTCGG CCTCTAGATTGCCTAGCTGA